Proteins found in one Oncorhynchus mykiss isolate Arlee chromosome 17, USDA_OmykA_1.1, whole genome shotgun sequence genomic segment:
- the LOC118940357 gene encoding prostaglandin E2 receptor EP1 subtype-like, which translates to MLAMNHYNLSGPPGALDPLSNLSQWDTEMVEMESLAHQGNLTSDRPMSGGPIAAALSMTLGVISNIVALFILANAYSHQRRRSKATFLLFASSLVLTDFFGHIIPGALVLRLYLSGGVFPEAAAASSNGSTDPMCQFLGGSMVFFGLCPLFLGCAMAAERCLGVTQPLLHSSLVTTTRTKLSLSGIWLVALCVALLPCFQLGSYTYQHPNSWCFIKVLANDTQEADVAFVTLFSGLGLTSLGVALVCNTISGLTLVLARLRRRPSGYSSSHSHRSVAKSHDIEMVVQLVGIMVTSCICWSPLLIFGLMSVMRSYRGSIDKADMATYETLNLMGVRLASWNQILDPWVYILLRRAVLRKIYLITKRQADLNGSVLRRWEGNSFQSKSSENSPVNRI; encoded by the exons ATGCTAGCCATGAATCACTACAACCTCTCCGGGCCCCCGGGGGCCCTCGACCCCCTCTCCAACCTCAGCCAGTGGGACACGGAGATG GTGGAAATGGAGAGTCTGGCTCACCAGGGGAACCTCACCTCGGACAGACCTATGTCCGGAGGCCCGATTGCAGCCGCTCTCTCCATGACCCTGGGCGTCATCTCCAACATCGTGGCTTTGTTCATCCTGGCCAACGCCTACTCCCACCAGCGCCGACGCTCCAAAGCCACCTTCCTCCTCTTCGCCAGCTCCCTGGTACTCACAGACTTTTTTGGGCACATCATCCCGGGAGCGCTGGTCCTCCGGCTTTACCTCTCTGGAGGGGTGTTCCCCGAGGCGGCCGCCGCTTCCTCAAACGGCTCGACCGACCCCATGTGCCAGTTCCTGGGGGGATCTATGGTGTTCTTCGGTCTGTGCCCGCTGTTCCTGGGCTGTGCGATGGCCGCCGAGCGCTGTCTGGGTGTCACGCAGCCACTGCTCCACTCCTCCTTAGTTACCACCACCCGTACCAAgctgtctctctctggtatctggcTGGTGGCCCTCTGCGTGGCCCTGCTGCCCTGTTTCCAGCTGGGGTCATACACCTACCAGCACCCCAACAGCTGGTGTTTTATCAAG GTCTTAGCGAACGACACCCAGGAAGCGGACGTAGCCTTTGTTACGCTCTTCTCCGGGCTGGGCCTGACGTCGCTGGGGGTGGCCCTAGTGTGTAACACCATCAGCGGGCTGACCCTGGTTCTGGCCAGGCTGAGACGGAGGCCATCGGGCTACTCATCGTCCCACAGCCACCGCTCAGTGGCCAAGAGCCATGATATAGAGATGGTGGTGCAGCTGGTGGGCATCATGGTCACGTCCTGTATCTGCTGGAGCCCTCTGCTG ATCTTCGGGCTCATGTCGGTGATGCGCTCCTATAGGGGCTCCATTGATAAAGCTGACATGGCCACCTACGAGACGTTGAATTTGATGGGCGTGAGGCTGGCTTCCTGGAACCAGATCCTGGACCCCTGGGTCTATATACTGCTACGTCGGGCCGTCCTCCGCAAGATCTACCTCATCACCAAGCGCCAGGCCGATTTGAATGGGAGTGTGCTCCGACGCTGGGAGGGGAACTCGTTTCAGAGCAAGAGCTCGGAGAACAGTCCCGTTAACAGGATATGA